One window of the Strix uralensis isolate ZFMK-TIS-50842 chromosome 3, bStrUra1, whole genome shotgun sequence genome contains the following:
- the LOC141941631 gene encoding LOW QUALITY PROTEIN: A-kinase anchor protein 12-like (The sequence of the model RefSeq protein was modified relative to this genomic sequence to represent the inferred CDS: inserted 2 bases in 1 codon): MPQLGQTEHSSATLKEDTETMEASPSDSSTKDGVVDAEKEDAHTVEQLPSLEEDAEDHASEPQSYDLGFKKVFKFWAFRFTVKKTRKSEPADFQPVQLLTVKKQTQVPEGAGDQKEVGSEETAMPEDALSAEDNTKDTLKNEKTEDESPKTPEADEICSQSAALATDTASPLRKFFTRGWTRFGKKKRFRKPKEDELQSPTKEDGQEKEGATLITETSEKEEKSEFEEQDEERNVTEVTTEEHEKEQSEDEKQPSKRIVADIGVEASGKEELIKHDEQEQKEAVTAAVVKESAMEKKAGDDQERKLVEVSDDLGKKEEKTEEGEKESEQLKTSSVVAVVSDIVNGELKTSSEVLPAGDKLESTGKCEIDVRTEISSEERPEAGSLAIAISSEQLKKSEGREGNKRAPLEKETFDERTEEAELKISPTAEDITQGEALHTTTEKKESKEHETKLTLGAPGLKSFSTSECSVDTEDDQQSIKPTGEGLQGKTSRVMTDTIKPGEITTEITPEEAAGKRPPEGITNEAELLSSQEKNKLQGSPLKKLFMGTGLKKLSGKKRKGKREESKLGEQGEPIQHLPASPDSPEEQKGESSASSPEQMNEIPSLEKSVDGMQVTENEDAAIADVARKRESLTPWASFKKMVTPKKRVRRPSASDKEEEIDKTKSVAVSATKNTIDEYQGELKEDGMDQKPEKSTEKPKKKVGTSVFWEAFLCGGSSKKRARKSSSSSSDEDTEHKLGRESQKIDESGQNKETATGAVLTSSQESDQGQGNSSPEQAGSPSEAEAISTRAPFKRLVAPRRRSKTRMEERTEDSVVGSSLEHSMSDGEPGKDESFVPFRKLMPGRRKKKSDGKPAPSHLKQAREDMAETTEEDLDIPAVVPLSEYEAAEQEKMEGQQAKDAEAMREQTSEKERAEKLEETLRVEQAHEALVHAVTVALVEGERAVTGTEARSPPWLSAALTECIEQAKEKEEKETEKTFESDVPVEEAVVAAKTVPEMRKAVSDDTTASELELTSEAVTAPEETAEASCTEETMEVSLAEETAEMVSAVSPLLETADPTEEVTPVQEVEAAEQNSKELDKQTQKVLHEVVERVKLAGVAQLVSERPGSAAIITTVQGIESEVKADAKDGNTVGQETVLPGQSLEKGEHKEDGLQPQGSAGSVQGQNGVEEGVLPEGSERNEVPAAVKESTEGCENVDVLRDESQWQACEKAAVEDHEEIPEVEGTVEEXLHHTTEFHSVKAVTSKEEISVKEEPSEPEKLPITELTVEETSDERIPEVQTAMC; this comes from the exons ATGCCCCAAC ttggacaaacagaacattccagtgcaactttgaaagaagacacGGAAACTATGGAGGCAAGTCCGTCTGACTCAAGCACCAAGGACGGTGTAGTagatgctgagaaagaggatgctCATACAGTCGAGCAGTTGCCATCTTTGGAAGAAGACGCAGAAGACCATGCATCTGAGCCACAGTCTTACGATCtgggttttaaaaaggtttttaaattttgggcgttcagattcacagtgaagaagacaCGAAAATCAGAAcctgctgattttcagcctgttcaactgcttactgtaaaaaagcaaacacaagtccctgaaggagctggtgatcaAAAAGAAGTCGGCTCAGAAGAAACAGCGATGCCTGAGGATGcactctctgcagaagacaacaccaaagacacactgaaaaatgaaaaaacagaagatgaatctcctaaaacaccagaagcagatgagatttgttctcagtcagctgccttagccactgatactgcatcgccattaagaaaattttttactcgGGGATGGACtcgatttggaaaaaagaagaggtttaggaagcctaaagaagatgaactacagtctCCTACTAAAGaagatgggcaagaaaaagagggggcaacgttaataactgaaaccagtgaaaaggaggagaaatctgagtttgaggagcaagatgaggagaggaacgtgacagaagtaactactgaagagcatgagaaggagcaaagtgaagatgaaaaacagccgTCAAAAAGGATTGTGGCAGACATAGGAGTGGAagcaagtgggaaggaagagctaatcaagcatgatgagcaggaacaaaaagaggctgtaacagcagcagttgttaaagaaagtgcgatggagaaaaaagctggagatgatcaagaaagaaaactggtggaagtctcagatgatcttggtaaaaaggaagaaaaaactgaagaaggagaaaaagaaagtgagcagctaaaaacaagctcagtggtagctgttgtttctgatattgtgaatggagaattgaaaacatcctcagaagtcCTACCGGCGGGAGACAAACTGGAGTCAACAGGGAAGTGTGAAATAGATgtcagaactgaaatatcctctgaagagagacctgaagcaGGGTCTTTGGCAATTGCAATTTCtagtgaacagcttaaaaaatctgaaggaagagaaggaaataaacgtgctccgctagagaaagaaacatttgatgaaagaacagaggaagcagaattgaaaatatcaCCCACAGCAGAAGACATCACACAAGGAGAAGCTCTGCAcacaaccacagagaagaaagaaagcaaagaacatgagacaaaactgactctgggtgctcctggattgaagtccttttctacttctgaatgctCAGTTGACACAGAGGACGATCAACAGTCTATCAAACCCACTGGTGAaggattacagggaaaaactagcagagttatgactgatactatcaaaccaggtgaaataaccacagaaataacgcctgaagaggcagctggaaagaggcctccagaaggtatcacaaatgaagctgaactgctgtcttctcaagaaaaaaataaactgcaaggcagccctttaaagaaactctttatgggtactggattaaaaaaactgtctggaaagaagcggaaaggcaaaagagaagaatctaagttaggggaacagggtgagccaattcagcacttaccagcttccccagatagcccagaggaacaaaaaggggagagttctgcttcttctcctgagcagatgaatgaaattccttctttggagaaaTCTGTAGACGGAATGcaggtcactgaaaatgaagacgcTGCTATTGCAGATGTGGCGCGCAAAAGAGAAAGTCTTACGCCCtgggcatcatttaaaaagatggtgaCTCCCAAGAAGCGTGTCAGAAGACCTTCTGcaagtgataaagaagaagaaattgataaGACAAAGAGTGTTGCAGTGTCTGCAACCAAAAATACTATTGATGAATatcagggagaattaaaagaagatgggatggaccagaaaccagagaaaagcacagaaaagcccaaaaaaaaggttggcacctctgtgttctgggaagcttttttatgtggaggttcttcaaagaaaagagccaggaaatcatcatcatcatcatctgatgaagacactgaacataagcttggtcgagaaagccaaaaaatagacgagtctggacagaacaaagaaacgGCAACAGGTGCAGTTCTTACTAGTTCTCAGGAGAGCGATCAAGGACAAGGGAATTCTTCCCCAGAACAAGCTGGAAGCCCATCCGAAGCGGAAGCTATTTCAACACGGGCACCATTTAAAAGGTTAGTCGCTCCAAGAAGgagatccaaaaccagaatggaagagagaacggAAGACTCTGTTGTGGGATCTAGCCTTGAGCATTCAATGTCGGACGGTGAGCCTGGAAAAGACGAATCATTCgttccatttagaaaactgatgcctgggcgtaggaagaaaaagtcagatggaaagccagcaccaagtcatcttaaacaagcaagagaagacatggcagaaacaacCGAAGAAGATTTGGATATTCCAGCTGTTGTTCCTTTATCTGAATacgaagcagcagagcaggagaaaatggaaggccAACAAGCGAAAGATGCTGAGGCGATGAGAGaacaaacctcagagaaggagagagcagaaaaattggaggagaCCCTAAGAGTTGAGCAAGCACATGAGGCACTGGTACATGCAGTTACTGTTGCccttgtggaaggggaaagggcggTTACCGGTACCGAAGCAAGGTCACCACCTTGGctatctgctgctctgacagagtgcattgagcaggcaaaagaaaaggaagagaaagaaactgagaaaacatttgaatCAGATGTTcctgtggaagaagcagtggtagctgctaagacagtgccagagatgagaaaggctgtaagtgatgacaccacagcaagtgagctagagctgacctcagaagcagtgacagctccGGAGGAGACGGCAGaagcttcctgcactgaagaaacaatggaagtgtcccttgctgaggagacagctgagatggtttctgctgtttcaccgTTGTTAGAAACCGCAGATCCTACAGAGGAAGTGACGCCTGTACAAGAAGTAGAGGCCGCTGAACAAAATTcgaaagaattagacaaacagacacaaaaagttcTTCATGAAGTTGTTGAAAGAGTAAAGTTAGCAGGTGTAGCACAGCTGGTTAGTGAAAGACCCGGGTCAGCAGCTATAATTACAACAGTACAAGGCATTgagtcagaagtgaaagctgacgCTAAAGATGGGAACACTGTAGGCCAGGAAACTGTTTTGCCTGGACAgtccttggaaaaaggagaacacaaggaggatggcctccagccccagggaagcgcAGGGAGCGTTCAGGGCCAAAACGGAGTCGAAGAGGGTGTTCTACCCGaaggttcagagagaaatgaagtacctgctgcagtgaaagaaagcacagaaggatgtgaaaatgtagatgtattgAGAGACGAAAGCCAGTGGCaggcatgtgaaaaagcagctgtagaagaccatgaagaaatacctgaagtggAGGGGACAGTAGAGGA TCTTCATCACACGACAGAGTTTCACAGCGTCAAAGCAGTCACTTCCAAGGAAGAGATATCTGTAAAGGAGGAGCCTTCAGAACCAGAGAAGCTGCCCATAACAGAATTGACAGTAGAGGAGACGAGCGACGAACGTATTCCGGAAGTAcagactgca atgtgctaa